Below is a genomic region from Candidatus Obscuribacterales bacterium.
ATGGCGACAAGAAACTTGCTGAAAGGGTAATACTTTCAGTCGGTGGTGGCTTTGTTGAATCCGTTAATCCGGCTACAGGCATGCGCTCGGCTCCAGCTGATCGTGACGCGCAAATTCAAGTTGCTTATCCTTATAATTCAGCTCAGCAATTTGTTGAACAGTGCACGAAAAACAAATTGCAACCGTGGCAAGTTGTTGTTGCTAATGAAGAGTCACGTGGTCTTGATGAAAAGATGCTTCGTTCAAAACTTGACGAAATTCTCGACACAATGGAAGCTTGTATAGAGCGCGGATTGCACACGGATGGAATATTGCCCGGTGGTTTAAACGTTCAACGTCGTGCAAAAAAGCTTTACGAACAAATTATGACAGGTGCTGTTCCCGGTTGGGCAGGAAATGATTTAAGACCATCCGTTTTTGCGATGGCTGTCAACGAGGAAAATGCAGCAGGCGGACGTGTTGTGACAGCTCCGACCAATGGCTCTTCGGGATTGATACCAGCAGTATGGCGTACACTTAAAGAGACAGAAAATCTTTCACGCGAAGTGATGCAAAATGGGTTAATCAGCGCATCGGTTATCGGCGCTCTTGTGAAAACTCACGCTTCTATTAGTGGTGCAGAAGTTGGCTGCCAGGGTGAAGTCGGCACTTCATGCGCAATGGCCGCAGCTGGTGCCACTATGATGCTCGGCGGCAATGCAGGTCAGATGGAAATGGCGGCAGAGATTGGTATCGAACATCATTTGGGAATGACTTGCGATCCGATTAAGGGGCTAGTGCAAGTACCATGCATTGAACGCAATGCCATGGGTGCTGTGAAGGCATTGAATGCTGCATCGCTTGCCCTGGCTTCCGATGGTACGCATCTTATCTCGCTGGATAGGGCGCTGGAAGTGATGAAGCAGACCGGTCTTGATATGAATCAAAAATACAAAGAAACAGCAACCGGTGGACTTGCCTTGGGTTAAGCGCTAAATAGCTGCAGCTGTTCGGGTTTATCTGATGGCACTGCGTGTGGTTTAGTTGAATTTGCTAGAGTTCGATGCGAATTTCGATTGCGAGGACGAGCGAATTCTTTTCGAAGAA
It encodes:
- a CDS encoding L-serine ammonia-lyase, which codes for MSTAWAVAFGNTYELMNPLRADHISPLDMFKIGVGPSSSHTVGPMVAAIAFREGIIKDLAGQDKAGLRLQVELFGSLSATGQGHATDGAVCAGLCGLSPRCADVDDIWAAMPNLQKEPVLHLDNLAVAFQPDKDIIWQGWFMDGQPLPHPNTIRFRLYDGDKKLAERVILSVGGGFVESVNPATGMRSAPADRDAQIQVAYPYNSAQQFVEQCTKNKLQPWQVVVANEESRGLDEKMLRSKLDEILDTMEACIERGLHTDGILPGGLNVQRRAKKLYEQIMTGAVPGWAGNDLRPSVFAMAVNEENAAGGRVVTAPTNGSSGLIPAVWRTLKETENLSREVMQNGLISASVIGALVKTHASISGAEVGCQGEVGTSCAMAAAGATMMLGGNAGQMEMAAEIGIEHHLGMTCDPIKGLVQVPCIERNAMGAVKALNAASLALASDGTHLISLDRALEVMKQTGLDMNQKYKETATGGLALG